A window of Bacteroidota bacterium genomic DNA:
GCCTTGTTAAAGCAAGGTTTCTACGATTATATGTACGTAACTACGCCGCAAAATCCTGCTGAGTTACCCGAAACTACCTTTACTGAGGGTAATTACTTTGATACCGAAAACGACTATCATATTTTTTATTACGTACGCAACCAGTTTCTTGATTATCATGAGTTACTGGGTTTTAAACGGATAAACTCTAATACTTCGCGAAAATAACCCTAGTAAGTCAGTAGCACCCGATAGCGGGTTCGGGGGGTATTAAAATCACCTATTGTGGGTATTTTATCAGGGGGTACAGGCAGGTAAATTTGCTTGTACAATAAATACCCTATGAAATTATTAAAAAGAATAATCCTGTTTTCAGTTGTAGTTTTTGGCTTATCATCATGTGCCAGCTATCGTTCAAAATCATACGATTATATTTATATCAACAAGCAAGGAGTGATACAAAAGCCTGTGGTAGCTGAGCTTACGGTGAAACCAGATAAAGTGCAGTTAAACCAAACGTATCACAATATGACGGTGAACGAGGCCAAAGAATCGGCTATGGTAGATTTAATTAAGGCAAACAACTGCGATTTATTAGTGCATCCGATGTTTTCTATTGAAGCCAACAGTAAGGTGTTGTTTTCTGAAAAGTGGTCATCAATACGAATAGAGCTATCGGGATATCCGGCCACTTACAAAAACATGAAAACTTTTGAAGCATCAGACAGTACCAGTTTTATGGTAAATGCCCAAATAAATAACGATGCCAACAAACCTATGGAGAGTGTGAAAGAACACAAACCCAAAACAGGTAAAATTATTTGGGGCTCTATAATAGCTGTTGGATTATTGATACTGCTATTATAGAATAGTATAATGTGATATTAGATAAAGCCATCGGCAGCACTGCCGGTGGCTTTTATATTAGGTTAAAAGCACGGGCGTATTTATTAATCTCATAAAAGGTAGTCACCTCTAATTTTCGTTTGATGTTTTTGCGGTGGGTTTCAACCGTATTTACAGTGATAAACAAAACCGAAGCAATTTCTTTGTTGCTTTTGCCCAAGGCCATTTGCAGCAACACATCCTTTTCGCGGTGGCTAAGTGTTAAAAATTTTTCACGGTGGGCGTCGTAAAACAAAACTTCCTCCAACAGGCGCACAAATTTGCGCGAGTGAAGACCCAATGCTTCGTTACTGTCTATTACCCGCTGTAGCAGCAACGTATGTTCATAAACAACGTTCGTTTCATCATTTAACAATTTGGGTACTGTTTCTAAAATAGGCTCAATTGTATTGTTTTGCTGTTTCAGGCTGCTGATACTCCCTGTAATTTCTACCTTTATTTGTTCGCCCATATGGAGTTCATTAGCCTAGAACCCTAAAGGTAAAAGTAGCAAACTGATAATACCCTCAATCGTTTGATTACTAAGCGGCTTTTTTTCGGAACAAAACAAAAGGCCACAAAAGCTATTGCTTTCGTGGCCCACACCAAACTATAATTTAACTATGTTATTTATTCATCGTCCTCTTCAGTAGCTTCCGCTTTCTTGTCTTTACGGTGCTTTTTCACCTTTTCTTTGCCTTTCTCCTTCATCTTTTCATACTCGGCTTTTTGCTCTTCGGTAAGCACTGCTTTTATTTTAGTATCGCGGTCGGTTTCAATGGCTTTCACTTTTTCCTTGCGTTCGGCTTTGGCTTCAGCTTTCAGGGTGTCTTTTTGCTGGGCCGCTTCCAAATTAATGGCCTTAATCTTCACCACCTGCTCATCAGTAAGGTTTAGTTTTTCCTTCATTTTGTTGGTGATTTTCTCGGCACGTTGCTCGGCACTTCTGCCTTTCTTTTTTTCCTGTGCCATACCGCTTACGGCAAATAGGGCGGCAATGGTAAATACTAGAATCTTTTTCATGGCATTAAAATATTAAAAGTGTTGTTAAATTTGCTCTGTTATGGGTAGGATACCTTTAAACGGTAAAGGTTTAATACACTGCCGATAAAAAAATAAAACAGCGGGTTTAAGCGTGAATTTTCGCCCCCAATTCTTGTATAAATCAAATAATTGACAGACATTTGCAGCCCCGTTGGAAATTGGAGAACCAGCGGTTAAATTTTTATACTAAAATGTCAGTAAAAATCAGACTACAGCGTCACGGACGCAAAAAAGCCGCTTTTTTCCATATAGTTGTGGCAGACAGTCGTGCTCCTAGGAATGGAAGGTTTATCGAAAAGCTGGGTATTTACAATCCAAACACTAACCCCGCTACTATTGACCTGAATTTCGAAAGCACATTGCAATGGGTACAAAACGGTGCTACACCCACCGATACTGCCCGTGCCATTCTATCGTACAAAGGCGTAATGATGAAACACCACTTGTTGAACGGTGTTAAAAAAGGTGCATTAACTGCTGAGCAAGTTGAAGAAAAATTTGCAAAGTGGTTGGATGAGAAAACCAACAAAATTGAAACTAAAGTAACTACTGTAGTAACCGAGAAGCAAACTAAACGCCTTGCCGACATGGAGCGCGAAGCGAAAGTAAATGCTGAAAGGGCTGCTAAAATAGCTGCTAAAAACTCGCCTGTAATTGAAGAAGTTGAAGCTGCTGCTGAAACAGCAGAAGAAGCTACTGCCGAAGGCGAAACCAACGTTGAAGCAGAAGGCACAGATGCTACTGCTGAAACAACTGAAAGCTAAGAACAATGAAGTACCCCGGGCACAGTTGTAGCAAGGTAGGGCGCATTGGCAAACTACACGGATACAAAGGTGCTGTAAGGATTGACCTTGACGGGGGCATTGAGGTTGAAAAACCTGAAAAAAATATGGGGCCGGTATTTTTGGTAATTCACCAAAAGCCGGTCCCTTTTTATTTTACACAATGGCAAGATGGCGGTAGTAGCCTGATTGTGAAGTTTGAGGATATTGATACCGAAGAGGCAGCCCGCGAATTGGTGGGACTTGAGGTAATGGTGCCTGATAAATGGATTGTTGACGATGGGGGCATAAATGCTTCGGCGTTGATTGATTTTACCGTTGTTGACAGTGAGTTGGGCAAACTGGGTTTCATACAAAATTATATGGAGACCCCTGCCCAAACCTTATTGTTTATGATGATGAACGGCCGCGAGGTGTTGATACCTTTTGTGGATGAGTTTATTAAAGACATTGATTTTGACAACCAAACCCTGCACACCACGCTGCCCGAAGGTTTGATTGATTTATAATTTCAAAAAAAAACAGAGCTTTTAGTTTTTAGACGCCCGTTTTGGTGCATTTCAAACTGTAAACTAAAAACTGTAAACTAAAAACTTCTTGATGCGTATAGACATCCTTACCGTTGTACCCGGCTTGCTCGAAAGTCCCTTTAATTACTCGATAGTGAAGCGGGCAAAAGAGAAAGGTTTGGTAGAAATACACGTGCACAACCTGCGCGACTATGCTACCAACAAATACCGCCAGATAGATGATTATGCCTTTGGCGGCGGAGCAGGTATGGTGATGATGGCTGAACCTATTGCGAAATGTATTGAGCAGTTGAAAAGTGAGCGCACCTACGATGAAGTGATTTTTATGTGCCCTGACGGGGAAGTTTTTAACCAAAAAACAGCCAATCAATTCTCGTTAAAAAATAATTTTATCATCCTGTGCGGGCATTACAAAGGCATTGATGAACGCATCAGGCAGCTATACATTACCAAAGAACTCTCGGTAGGCGATTATGTACTTACTGGGGGAGAATTGGCGGCAGCCATTGTGGTAGATGCCGTTGTGAGGCTGATACCCAGCGCCATAGGCGATGAAGAATCGGCACTCAGTGATTCGTTTCAGGATGGATTATTAGCACCGCCGGTGTACACCCGCCCCGAAGAGTTTATGGGCTTAAAAGTACCTGATGTACTAATGAGTGGCGACCATAAAAAAATTGAGGAATGGCGACACGAAGAAAGCATGAAACGAACCCAAGAACGCAGGCCTGATTTGTTGGACTGACGCCGTATAAAATGGCTCAATATTGCAAACACACTACCCGCAACTGTATATATCTTCGCAAAAAAATTAAAACAGAATAGCCGAAGGCTATCAAATACATGGAGTTAACCCTTAAACGCCCGCTTGTGTTTTTTGATTTGGAAACAACGGGCATCAGCACCAGCACCGACCGTATTATTGAATTGTACTTTATAAAAGTATATCCCGACGGAAAAGAAGAAACGCTGCACCACATTGTAAACCCCGGAATACCTATTCCGGCAGAGTCTACCACCTTTCACGGGATAACCGATGCTGATGTGGCCGGTAAGCCTTCGTTTAAAGAGCTTGCACACGATTTGAACCGCTTTTTGGAAAATTGTGATTTTGCAGGGTTTAATAGTAACCGCTTTGATTTTCCGATGTTGGTGGAGGAGTTTTTTAGGGCAGGGGTGGAGTTTGATATTGAAAGCCGC
This region includes:
- the rimM gene encoding 16S rRNA processing protein RimM, which produces MKYPGHSCSKVGRIGKLHGYKGAVRIDLDGGIEVEKPEKNMGPVFLVIHQKPVPFYFTQWQDGGSSLIVKFEDIDTEEAARELVGLEVMVPDKWIVDDGGINASALIDFTVVDSELGKLGFIQNYMETPAQTLLFMMMNGREVLIPFVDEFIKDIDFDNQTLHTTLPEGLIDL
- the trmD gene encoding tRNA (guanosine(37)-N1)-methyltransferase TrmD, with translation MRIDILTVVPGLLESPFNYSIVKRAKEKGLVEIHVHNLRDYATNKYRQIDDYAFGGGAGMVMMAEPIAKCIEQLKSERTYDEVIFMCPDGEVFNQKTANQFSLKNNFIILCGHYKGIDERIRQLYITKELSVGDYVLTGGELAAAIVVDAVVRLIPSAIGDEESALSDSFQDGLLAPPVYTRPEEFMGLKVPDVLMSGDHKKIEEWRHEESMKRTQERRPDLLD
- a CDS encoding 30S ribosomal protein S16 produces the protein MSVKIRLQRHGRKKAAFFHIVVADSRAPRNGRFIEKLGIYNPNTNPATIDLNFESTLQWVQNGATPTDTARAILSYKGVMMKHHLLNGVKKGALTAEQVEEKFAKWLDEKTNKIETKVTTVVTEKQTKRLADMEREAKVNAERAAKIAAKNSPVIEEVEAAAETAEEATAEGETNVEAEGTDATAETTES
- a CDS encoding helix-turn-helix transcriptional regulator; protein product: MGEQIKVEITGSISSLKQQNNTIEPILETVPKLLNDETNVVYEHTLLLQRVIDSNEALGLHSRKFVRLLEEVLFYDAHREKFLTLSHREKDVLLQMALGKSNKEIASVLFITVNTVETHRKNIKRKLEVTTFYEINKYARAFNLI